In Planctomycetota bacterium, a single genomic region encodes these proteins:
- a CDS encoding C39 family peptidase: MPSTDEMWTIDLTLGKRDDVSLSDGTLTLSEASATGYPRRGRWVSERMPIGHFFELLPSWNASCPPNTGIRVYARTWDDYTKRVSPWLDYGYWGRVPLPEHGERFEHGAVAVDILELDRPAIAAQVRVDFFGFDVEGPGPTLETLHFASRGPADRNEPPDRPTSPINLDVPFIAQRTAGDRIGGEICSPTSVTMVAAFHGIEPTLVENALAIYDVEHNLFGNWNRAVQRAAELGLAGHLERFSQWAQVEPHLHAGRPIVASINFEPGQCQSFVMDETDGHLIVVRGITEGGNIIVNDGASADDGAGAIYNADELRTAWFENAGGVGYVIYPRDALP; the protein is encoded by the coding sequence GTGCCGTCCACGGACGAGATGTGGACTATCGACCTTACCCTCGGCAAGCGGGACGATGTCTCATTGTCCGACGGCACACTCACGCTCTCCGAAGCATCGGCGACCGGTTATCCGCGGAGAGGTCGGTGGGTCAGCGAGAGGATGCCGATCGGGCATTTCTTCGAGCTGCTCCCGAGTTGGAACGCGAGCTGTCCCCCGAACACCGGGATACGCGTTTATGCACGCACCTGGGATGATTACACCAAACGTGTGTCGCCATGGCTCGACTACGGCTACTGGGGTCGAGTGCCATTGCCCGAGCACGGCGAACGGTTCGAGCACGGGGCGGTGGCGGTTGACATCCTCGAACTGGACCGACCCGCGATCGCGGCTCAGGTCCGCGTCGATTTCTTCGGCTTCGACGTCGAAGGACCGGGGCCGACGCTCGAGACACTGCACTTCGCCTCACGCGGTCCGGCCGACCGGAACGAGCCGCCGGACCGGCCAACCAGCCCCATCAATCTCGATGTCCCGTTCATCGCCCAGCGGACGGCCGGCGATCGCATCGGCGGCGAGATCTGCTCACCGACCAGCGTCACGATGGTCGCCGCTTTCCACGGCATCGAGCCGACACTCGTCGAGAATGCGCTGGCCATTTACGACGTGGAACACAACCTCTTCGGCAACTGGAACCGTGCCGTTCAACGGGCCGCCGAACTTGGGCTGGCCGGGCACCTCGAACGTTTTTCGCAATGGGCGCAGGTCGAGCCGCACCTTCACGCCGGCCGACCCATCGTCGCGTCGATCAACTTCGAACCGGGCCAATGCCAAAGCTTTGTCATGGACGAAACCGACGGACACCTCATCGTCGTTCGCGGCATCACCGAGGGTGGCAACATCATCGTCAACGACGGGGCGAGCGCCGATGACGGTGCCGGAGCGATCTACAACGCCGACGAACTACGCACCGCATGGTTCGAAAACGCCGGCGGCGTCGGATACGTGATCTACCCGCGCGACGCGCTACCGTGA
- a CDS encoding DUF4190 domain-containing protein, whose translation MSQPQPVPYATPSVEPKSSGIALASMIVGICSIPVGCVIPLITAIAAIVLSIIGFKQTSEGKRPGRGFAVAGLFTGIFGLIVPTLLLASIMLPSLYRARETANRVRCASNMRQIGLAAILYANEDPDGAFPPDLETILLTQVIASQVFVSPSGTAVASTAPAGTPLTLGVDVSYVWVGDGQTWNAPPSRPILFALPANHGDEGGNILYADGHVSFEPLPAFAAEVNELLNNGEITQEQANQILGK comes from the coding sequence ATGTCTCAGCCGCAACCCGTGCCGTACGCCACGCCGAGCGTTGAACCCAAGTCAAGCGGGATCGCGCTGGCGTCCATGATCGTGGGGATCTGCTCGATCCCGGTCGGGTGCGTCATCCCTCTCATCACGGCCATCGCCGCCATCGTGCTGAGCATCATCGGGTTCAAGCAAACCAGCGAGGGCAAACGACCCGGCCGCGGCTTCGCGGTCGCCGGCCTCTTCACTGGCATCTTCGGGCTCATCGTCCCCACACTGCTGCTGGCATCGATCATGCTCCCCTCGCTTTACAGGGCGAGAGAAACCGCCAACCGCGTGAGATGTGCTTCCAACATGCGCCAGATCGGCCTGGCGGCCATCCTTTACGCCAACGAGGACCCCGACGGCGCTTTCCCGCCCGACCTCGAGACGATCCTTCTCACCCAAGTCATCGCCTCGCAGGTGTTCGTCAGCCCGTCGGGCACCGCCGTCGCCTCGACCGCCCCGGCCGGCACGCCGCTCACCCTCGGCGTCGACGTTAGCTACGTCTGGGTCGGTGACGGCCAAACGTGGAACGCACCCCCATCCCGGCCCATTCTCTTCGCACTCCCGGCCAACCACGGCGACGAAGGCGGCAACATCCTCTACGCCGACGGACACGTCAGCTTCGAACCCCTTCCCGCCTTCGCCGCCGAAGTGAACGAGCTGCTCAACAACGGCGAGATCACTCAGGAACAAGCGAACCAGATTCTGGGGAAGTGA
- a CDS encoding DUF502 domain-containing protein, translating into MSRVRRFVRTSVLGGLVVLLPVGVLLIVFNWVYGSLRDLLKPVTDQVARQIRESLPTSIYSWAVDFAAFLIVLSVMVAICFLTGVLLKTALGRWFHNRIEEYVLKLAPGYNLVKETVLQFFGDKPSPFKTVAFVRIFGNDTPTMVTAFVTERHSNGWFTVFVPTGPNPTSGQIFHVPGECVAILDEKVEDVMRSVISCGAGSDKLMFSYDRRSAPAAASD; encoded by the coding sequence ATGTCACGCGTGCGCAGGTTCGTTCGGACGTCGGTGCTGGGTGGGTTGGTGGTGTTGCTGCCGGTCGGCGTGTTGTTGATCGTGTTCAACTGGGTGTACGGGTCGCTACGGGATTTGCTCAAACCGGTGACGGATCAGGTCGCCAGGCAGATTCGTGAGTCGCTGCCGACGTCGATTTATTCCTGGGCTGTCGATTTCGCTGCTTTTCTCATCGTGCTGAGCGTGATGGTGGCGATCTGCTTCCTCACGGGCGTGTTGCTCAAGACCGCGCTCGGCCGCTGGTTCCACAATCGCATCGAGGAGTACGTGCTCAAACTCGCGCCGGGGTACAACCTGGTGAAAGAGACGGTGCTGCAGTTCTTCGGCGATAAGCCCAGCCCGTTCAAGACCGTGGCCTTCGTTCGCATCTTCGGCAACGACACGCCGACGATGGTCACCGCGTTCGTCACCGAGCGTCACAGCAATGGCTGGTTCACGGTCTTTGTCCCGACAGGCCCGAACCCGACGAGCGGGCAGATTTTTCACGTCCCCGGCGAGTGCGTGGCGATTCTCGACGAGAAGGTCGAGGACGTCATGCGCAGCGTTATCTCCTGCGGTGCCGGCAGTGACAAACTGATGTTCAGCTACGACCGCCGGTCGGCTCCTGCGGCGGCATCGGATTGA
- a CDS encoding TrkA C-terminal domain-containing protein, with protein MSLFPIITLLIVLAFSLLTVRVATVALTLTGISRSLARFQARSAFTGCGFTTAESEKLVNHPVRRRIILSLMFLGNAGIITTAGAVVAGFAQSGSAFPWYVRYGILAGGLGLLAALTLSDVVDRILQRWITVALKRYTSLDVRDYANVLHIAGEYGLGELYVEEGDWLADQTLADLCLTAEGVLVLGVERGGSYTGTPGGDFVIHAGDQLILYATSRSLEDLDRRKAGIGGALAQADAIAEKRDREAQENQAAENEQRRREARTPDGIDEPASQSDAAAGADRRS; from the coding sequence ATGTCCCTCTTCCCGATCATCACGCTGCTCATCGTGCTGGCCTTCAGCCTGCTCACCGTGCGGGTGGCGACCGTCGCGCTCACGCTCACGGGGATCTCCCGGTCGCTGGCGCGCTTTCAAGCTAGATCGGCGTTTACCGGGTGCGGCTTCACCACCGCAGAATCGGAAAAACTCGTCAACCACCCCGTCCGACGCCGCATCATCCTCTCGCTCATGTTCCTCGGCAACGCCGGCATCATCACGACCGCCGGCGCGGTCGTCGCCGGGTTCGCCCAGTCCGGGTCGGCGTTCCCGTGGTACGTGCGCTACGGAATCCTCGCTGGCGGCCTGGGGCTGCTCGCCGCACTCACCCTCTCCGACGTCGTCGACCGAATTCTCCAGCGCTGGATCACCGTCGCGCTCAAGCGCTACACCAGCCTCGATGTGCGAGACTATGCCAACGTCCTGCACATCGCGGGCGAATACGGACTCGGCGAGTTGTACGTTGAAGAAGGCGATTGGCTCGCCGACCAAACCCTGGCCGATCTATGCCTCACCGCCGAGGGGGTGCTCGTGCTCGGCGTCGAACGCGGCGGCAGCTACACCGGCACGCCCGGCGGCGACTTCGTCATCCATGCTGGCGACCAACTCATCCTCTACGCAACGAGCCGATCCCTCGAAGATCTCGACAGACGCAAGGCCGGTATCGGTGGCGCACTCGCCCAAGCCGACGCCATCGCCGAGAAACGCGACCGCGAAGCACAGGAAAACCAAGCCGCCGAGAATGAGCAACGCCGACGCGAAGCCCGAACGCCCGACGGCATCGACGAGCCGGCAAGTCAATCCGATGCCGCCGCAGGAGCCGACCGGCGGTCGTAG
- a CDS encoding STAS domain-containing protein, whose amino-acid sequence MQITLLGIEKNGVVKVATQGNITAAEINSAGPNPLQTTLGPTWSTMKVLMNMEGTSYIDSSAIGWLIGTSKELKTAGGMLILYGVQPGVKQVLDLLKVGRVVPIVDDESAAIELTQTDEL is encoded by the coding sequence ATGCAGATCACACTCCTTGGTATCGAGAAGAACGGCGTCGTCAAAGTCGCCACGCAGGGCAACATCACCGCTGCCGAGATCAACTCGGCCGGGCCCAACCCCCTCCAAACCACGCTCGGGCCGACCTGGTCGACCATGAAGGTGCTGATGAATATGGAGGGCACCAGCTACATCGACTCCTCGGCCATCGGGTGGCTGATCGGCACCAGCAAGGAGCTCAAGACCGCCGGCGGCATGCTGATTCTCTACGGCGTGCAGCCGGGGGTGAAGCAGGTGCTCGACCTGCTCAAGGTCGGCCGGGTCGTGCCCATCGTCGATGACGAGTCCGCGGCCATCGAGCTGACGCAGACCGACGAACTCTGA